A section of the Drosophila subobscura isolate 14011-0131.10 chromosome A, UCBerk_Dsub_1.0, whole genome shotgun sequence genome encodes:
- the LOC117889585 gene encoding uncharacterized protein LOC117889585, with protein sequence MLIGIAIVIARMMEFTCTHSFQQHFCLSDADNTVVEICKDPSEASSDKSPPPGSNGCPLTPLGIVRRRRNPNPGALGGWRKVCGLATKDYKLIVPAKEANATTQQLA encoded by the exons atgctcattGGTATTGCTATtgttatagccagaatgatggAATTCACTTGCACTCATTCATTCCAGCAGCATTTCTGTCTGTCGGACGCCGACaatacagtggtggagatatGCAAGGATCCCTCTGAGGCTTcttcagataaatctccaccaccAGGCAGCAACGGCTGCCCTCTTACTCCGCTTGGAATCGTGCGGAGGCGACGTAATCCTAATCCAGGAGCCTTGGGTGGTTGGAGAAaggtctgtggattagcgacgaaGGACTACAAGCTGATTGTACCAGCAAAGGAAG CGAATGCGACAACACAGCAGCTAGCCTAG